A window of the bacterium genome harbors these coding sequences:
- a CDS encoding alkaline phosphatase family protein, with translation MTDMRAIKHLIVLMMENRSFDYYLGALTLEGRTDIHGLTRPLPAVTDLAGNAVSAWQMDAASVPPVLEVPDPPHGWDAAHADWNDGKNDGFVVQYQRNPSTSTADAKTPMGYYTRATLPVLYALADRFTVCDHWFGSVLSSTWPNRKYLHSGKRDGDNDTQTLPPFPGFQTTPLYHVLEDCLEADGSGRTLTWKCYFSDLPFLAFWYRFAASHGSNFAHVGDFVADCREDRLPTISVIDPAFTVADDHPAHNPRLGEKFIGLVVDALTNSESWASSALVILYDENGGFYDHVAPPPCFERPLSPDTPLGFRVPALVVSPYAKKGCCHTTFDHTSIMKSIHVRWNVPFGPEFGTRWQAAPDIWTDCFDFTQPAVQTGTYTGAPITDINWGTGVHDRMVKPPDVLEGLLERIFLLPELKALDRRAQVYDTLGSFEQSVVTTKRMTDMTRGPQP, from the coding sequence ATGACCGACATGCGCGCGATCAAACACCTGATCGTCCTGATGATGGAGAACCGGTCGTTCGACTACTACCTCGGAGCGTTGACCCTCGAAGGCCGGACGGACATCCACGGGCTCACGCGCCCGTTGCCCGCGGTCACGGACCTCGCCGGCAACGCCGTGAGCGCGTGGCAGATGGACGCGGCGTCCGTCCCCCCGGTGCTGGAGGTTCCCGATCCACCGCACGGGTGGGACGCCGCCCACGCCGACTGGAACGACGGAAAGAACGACGGCTTCGTCGTGCAGTACCAGCGGAATCCGTCGACGTCGACGGCCGACGCCAAGACCCCGATGGGGTACTATACCCGCGCCACGCTGCCGGTACTGTACGCGCTCGCCGACCGGTTCACGGTCTGCGATCACTGGTTCGGCTCGGTGCTCAGCTCGACGTGGCCCAACCGGAAGTACCTGCACTCGGGCAAGCGGGACGGCGACAACGATACCCAGACGCTGCCCCCGTTCCCGGGCTTTCAGACGACGCCGCTGTACCACGTGCTGGAGGACTGCCTCGAGGCGGACGGGTCCGGGCGTACGCTGACGTGGAAGTGCTACTTCTCGGATCTTCCGTTTCTCGCGTTCTGGTACCGGTTCGCGGCGAGCCACGGCAGCAACTTTGCGCACGTCGGGGACTTCGTGGCGGACTGCCGGGAGGATCGGTTGCCGACGATCAGCGTCATCGATCCGGCGTTCACGGTCGCGGACGACCACCCTGCGCACAACCCGCGGCTGGGGGAGAAGTTCATCGGCCTCGTCGTGGACGCGTTGACCAACAGTGAGAGCTGGGCGAGCAGCGCGCTCGTCATCCTCTACGACGAGAACGGCGGATTCTACGACCACGTGGCGCCGCCGCCGTGCTTCGAACGCCCGCTATCGCCGGACACGCCGCTTGGATTTCGCGTGCCGGCGCTCGTGGTCAGCCCGTACGCCAAGAAAGGTTGCTGTCATACCACGTTCGACCACACGTCGATCATGAAGAGCATCCACGTCCGATGGAACGTGCCGTTTGGGCCCGAGTTCGGCACGCGCTGGCAGGCCGCGCCCGACATCTGGACGGACTGCTTCGACTTCACCCAACCTGCGGTGCAGACCGGGACCTACACGGGCGCACCGATCACCGACATCAACTGGGGGACGGGGGTCCACGACCGGATGGTGAAGCCGCCCGATGTGCTGGAAGGCCTGCTGGAGCGCATTTTCCTGCTCCCGGAGCTCAAGGCACTCGACCGGCGGGCGCAGGTCTACGACACGCTGGGATCGTTCGAGCAGTCGGTGGTCACCACGAAGCGCATGACCGACATGACCCGCGGCCCGCAGCCGTAG
- a CDS encoding M20/M25/M40 family metallo-hydrolase, with amino-acid sequence MTDLALCVDGLMERATRLLDRFCRQPSVSAEGVGISEMAELLAQEMRGLDIDTAVHTTPGAPVVVGCVPGGGTQTLLFYNHYDVQPADPLDEWVTPPFEPRIRDGRLYARGATDNKGNIVSRLMALEALRAAGPLPLTVKFLVEGEEETGSAHLPAWAAAHTALLAADACVWEDTFRDEPDVATITLGNKGMCYVEIECDTASVDFHSSYAGIYPNAAWRLLEALATLRGPDGRVAVEGFYGDVRPHTDEDRALLAKLPPIDMAGRRRTFGLSHVPYPDGRDARRAHLTEPTSNLAGFEAGYHGAGSKTVVPRRAVAKVDFRLVPDQDPQRVLDGIKAHLGRRGYDDLRVTLLSGAPPSKTPPGHLSRTMEAAALAVYERPAQVEPWGTGSTPNWIASEVLGVPTAATGVGIAGSNTHGPNESLGLEDLRKGIRYMAEIMRRF; translated from the coding sequence ATGACCGACCTCGCTCTCTGCGTCGACGGCTTGATGGAGCGGGCGACGCGGCTGCTCGACCGGTTCTGCCGCCAACCGAGCGTCTCTGCGGAGGGCGTGGGGATCTCCGAGATGGCGGAGCTGCTGGCGCAGGAGATGCGCGGCCTCGACATCGACACGGCGGTGCACACGACGCCGGGAGCGCCTGTGGTCGTCGGCTGCGTTCCCGGAGGCGGCACCCAAACCCTGCTGTTCTACAATCACTACGACGTACAGCCGGCGGATCCGCTCGACGAATGGGTCACGCCGCCGTTCGAGCCGCGTATTCGAGACGGCCGTCTCTACGCGCGCGGGGCGACGGACAACAAGGGCAACATCGTCTCCCGGCTGATGGCGCTCGAAGCGCTTCGAGCGGCGGGTCCGCTGCCGTTGACCGTCAAGTTCCTGGTCGAGGGCGAGGAGGAGACCGGCTCGGCGCACCTGCCGGCGTGGGCCGCGGCCCACACGGCCCTGCTCGCGGCCGACGCGTGCGTGTGGGAGGACACGTTTCGCGACGAACCGGACGTCGCGACGATCACCCTCGGCAACAAGGGGATGTGCTACGTCGAGATCGAGTGCGACACGGCGAGCGTGGATTTCCACTCGTCGTACGCCGGCATCTATCCGAACGCGGCATGGCGTCTCCTGGAGGCGCTCGCGACGCTGCGCGGACCCGACGGGCGCGTCGCGGTCGAGGGGTTCTACGGCGATGTCCGTCCCCATACGGACGAAGATCGGGCGCTGCTCGCGAAGCTGCCCCCTATCGACATGGCGGGACGCCGCCGCACGTTCGGCCTGTCACACGTGCCGTATCCCGACGGCCGCGACGCCCGGAGGGCGCATCTGACGGAGCCGACGTCGAATCTGGCCGGATTCGAGGCGGGGTACCACGGCGCCGGCTCGAAGACCGTCGTCCCCCGGCGGGCGGTCGCAAAGGTCGACTTCCGGCTGGTGCCCGATCAGGATCCGCAGCGGGTCCTCGACGGGATCAAGGCGCACCTGGGGCGGCGCGGGTACGACGACCTCCGAGTCACCCTGCTGAGCGGGGCTCCGCCGTCCAAGACCCCGCCGGGCCATCTGAGCCGGACGATGGAGGCGGCGGCGCTCGCGGTCTACGAGCGCCCGGCGCAGGTGGAGCCCTGGGGTACGGGTTCGACGCCGAACTGGATCGCTTCCGAAGTGCTGGGCGTGCCGACCGCGGCGACGGGGGTGGGAATCGCCGGAAGCAACACCCACGGGCCCAACGAGAGCCTAGGTCTGGAGGACCTTCGGAAGGGGATCCGGTACATGGCCGAGATCATGCGCCGGTTCTGA
- a CDS encoding extracellular solute-binding protein, which yields MIRRHRSTGWLAGFVLLLALVVSVPAGGLAQAANTLIIYTARDKAIFDYVVAKFEERYPEYKGNVQVLNMGAQQELERVRAEKANPQADIWWGGTQQAFEIAAQEGLLASTKPSFASQIPAQDKGANGTWYGEILLPEVIMYNSQALKPNEAPQDWDELLDPKWKGKIIIRGVAPSGTMHTIFDSMIARFYKVDNNPNRGYDWLRKLDANTKSYAADPTALYLAIARQEGLVSVWDLQDILIEKEQQKLPFDYVMPKSGAPVLVDGVAEVKGTKHTQAADRFLELLYTPEVRLALTAEFYQISTTPMGSMPQPAWLKTLRLKTMDVPWSLITAHDQEWIQYWDQNIKGKGGR from the coding sequence ATGATTCGGCGTCATCGATCTACAGGATGGCTGGCCGGGTTCGTGCTCCTGCTCGCGCTCGTCGTGTCCGTGCCGGCCGGCGGCTTGGCGCAGGCCGCCAACACGCTCATCATCTACACGGCGCGCGACAAGGCGATCTTCGACTACGTTGTCGCGAAGTTCGAGGAGCGGTATCCGGAGTACAAGGGCAACGTCCAGGTCCTGAACATGGGCGCCCAGCAGGAACTCGAGCGGGTGCGCGCCGAGAAGGCCAACCCTCAGGCGGACATCTGGTGGGGTGGAACGCAGCAGGCGTTTGAGATCGCCGCGCAAGAAGGGCTCCTCGCGTCGACGAAGCCGTCGTTCGCGAGCCAGATCCCGGCCCAGGACAAGGGCGCGAACGGCACGTGGTACGGAGAGATCCTGCTGCCCGAGGTCATCATGTACAACTCCCAGGCGCTCAAGCCCAACGAAGCGCCGCAGGACTGGGACGAACTGCTCGATCCCAAGTGGAAGGGCAAGATCATCATCCGCGGGGTCGCGCCGTCCGGGACGATGCACACGATCTTCGACTCGATGATCGCGCGCTTCTACAAGGTCGACAACAATCCGAACCGCGGGTACGATTGGCTCCGCAAACTCGACGCGAACACCAAGTCCTACGCGGCCGACCCGACCGCCCTCTACCTCGCGATCGCCCGCCAGGAGGGCCTCGTGAGCGTGTGGGATCTGCAGGACATCCTGATCGAGAAGGAACAGCAGAAGCTGCCGTTCGACTACGTGATGCCGAAGAGCGGCGCGCCCGTGCTCGTGGACGGCGTCGCCGAGGTGAAGGGCACGAAGCACACGCAGGCCGCGGACCGATTCTTGGAGTTGCTGTACACGCCGGAGGTTCGCCTGGCGCTGACCGCAGAATTCTATCAGATCTCGACGACGCCGATGGGATCGATGCCGCAGCCGGCGTGGCTGAAGACCCTGCGCCTCAAGACGATGGACGTGCCCTGGAGCCTGATCACGGCGCACGACCAGGAGTGGATCCAGTACTGGGATCAGAACATCAAGGGCAAGGGCGGGCGCTAG
- a CDS encoding ABC transporter ATP-binding protein, with product MRDADLAVAPGEFFTLLGPSGCGKTTILRMLAGFLLPSAGRIVFGEQDVTRVPPNRRGTAMVFQNYALFPHLSVFENVAFGLRIRRVSAADLRRRVGEALAQVRLTHLEGRRIDQLSGGQQQRVALARALVVQPNVLLLDEPLSNLDAKLREETRAEIRRIQTAAGITTVYVTHDQAEAMAVSDRIAVMSAGEIHQIGTPPEVYYRPATRFVAEFIGKNNLVQGTLVAASGRSGTVDAGDGLRLEVPLDGRPGPGPATGTRVLLSIRPEAFRVAAPGETRNVLAGTVRRHEFGGAYTEYSVAAGGRDWTVWLPREGLDAYAAGTTLRLAVAQIYVVAS from the coding sequence GTGCGCGACGCCGACCTGGCCGTCGCCCCGGGCGAGTTCTTCACGCTCCTCGGGCCGTCCGGGTGCGGGAAGACGACGATCCTCCGGATGCTCGCCGGGTTCCTCCTGCCCTCGGCGGGCCGGATCGTGTTCGGAGAGCAGGACGTCACGCGCGTCCCGCCGAACCGGCGCGGCACCGCGATGGTGTTCCAGAACTACGCGCTGTTTCCGCACCTGAGCGTGTTCGAGAACGTCGCGTTCGGCCTCAGGATCCGGCGCGTCTCCGCGGCGGACCTGCGGCGACGGGTCGGCGAGGCGCTGGCGCAGGTGCGCCTCACCCACCTGGAGGGCCGCCGGATCGACCAGCTCTCCGGCGGCCAGCAGCAGCGGGTGGCGCTCGCGCGCGCGCTCGTCGTCCAGCCGAACGTGCTGCTGCTCGACGAACCCCTGTCCAACCTCGACGCCAAACTGCGCGAGGAGACCCGGGCCGAGATCCGGCGGATTCAGACCGCCGCCGGCATCACCACCGTGTACGTCACTCATGACCAGGCCGAGGCCATGGCGGTCTCCGACCGAATCGCGGTCATGTCCGCCGGCGAGATCCACCAGATCGGCACGCCCCCGGAAGTGTACTACCGCCCGGCGACACGGTTCGTCGCCGAGTTCATCGGCAAGAACAACCTCGTCCAGGGCACGCTCGTCGCGGCGTCGGGACGCTCCGGTACCGTGGACGCCGGCGACGGGCTGCGGCTCGAGGTCCCGCTCGACGGGCGGCCGGGCCCCGGACCGGCGACTGGTACCCGGGTGCTGCTCTCCATCCGTCCGGAGGCGTTTCGTGTGGCCGCGCCCGGCGAGACGCGGAACGTGCTCGCGGGCACGGTGCGACGCCACGAGTTCGGAGGCGCCTACACCGAGTACTCCGTCGCCGCCGGCGGCCGCGACTGGACCGTCTGGCTTCCGCGCGAGGGGCTGGACGCGTACGCGGCCGGGACCACGCTCCGGTTGGCGGTGGCCCAGATCTACGTGGTCGCGTCGTGA
- a CDS encoding iron ABC transporter permease, giving the protein MEPAAGRPALPRAASPWISYAAVAAVAVTLYGYVVLPLLATFREGVTGAHGFTFEQYRAFFSLLHPANLESLRTSLWISIMSVLTCGSVGVTLAFLLNRIEFPGRRALEIVSLVPLALPPLIGVYTFVFLYAESGIVPRGLQAIFHLHAAPFALRGLVGVIVVHTFTMYPYFYLAAAAALAGLDPSLEEAASNLGAGRWHVWTRVILPLLTPALVAGSLLVFMVSMASYTAPLIFGVDRTMTMQIYISRTNGDLALASAQATILSAVSIGFLIAMRWYQGRRIYRSLSKGTAAARAEVRHPMGRALVVSAAALLVLILIAPILVLVLISFSKDATWTVQVLPPVYTLENYARLVTDRQTWLPIRNSLDMSTLSTLGDVLLGVAAAYVIARLAVRGKGLLDIAVMLPWALPGTVVGINLITAFNQPSVFSLERILVGTFWILPLAYFVRGLPLVFRSTSATMAQLDPALEEAAANLGASWWYAFRRVTLPLIGRGVLAGALLAFAQGVGEFVASILIYTPASRPLSVAIYNELYSFQFGTAAAYGVFQVLIVLVVLTIVRGPSRNGTLPMG; this is encoded by the coding sequence ATGGAGCCTGCCGCAGGCCGGCCGGCACTCCCGCGGGCCGCCTCGCCGTGGATCTCGTACGCTGCGGTCGCGGCGGTCGCCGTGACGCTGTACGGCTACGTCGTCCTGCCGCTGCTCGCGACGTTCCGCGAGGGCGTCACCGGAGCGCACGGGTTCACGTTCGAGCAGTACCGCGCGTTCTTCTCGCTCCTGCACCCGGCCAACCTCGAGTCGCTGCGAACCAGCCTGTGGATCTCGATCATGAGTGTGCTCACCTGCGGGAGCGTCGGGGTCACGCTGGCGTTCCTCCTGAACCGGATCGAGTTCCCCGGACGTCGCGCCCTGGAGATCGTCTCGCTGGTGCCGCTGGCGCTCCCGCCGCTGATCGGCGTCTACACCTTTGTGTTCCTGTACGCTGAGAGCGGCATCGTGCCCCGCGGCCTGCAGGCGATCTTCCACCTCCACGCCGCGCCGTTCGCGCTGCGCGGCCTCGTGGGCGTCATCGTCGTCCACACGTTTACGATGTACCCGTACTTCTACCTCGCCGCCGCTGCCGCGCTCGCCGGCCTGGATCCGTCGCTCGAAGAAGCCGCGAGCAACCTCGGCGCGGGCCGCTGGCACGTCTGGACCCGCGTGATCCTGCCCCTGTTGACCCCGGCGCTCGTCGCCGGGTCGCTCCTCGTCTTCATGGTCTCGATGGCGTCGTACACGGCGCCGCTGATCTTTGGCGTGGACCGCACGATGACGATGCAGATCTACATCTCGCGGACCAACGGCGATCTTGCGCTCGCCTCCGCGCAGGCCACAATCCTGTCGGCGGTCTCGATCGGGTTCCTGATCGCGATGCGCTGGTATCAGGGCCGGCGCATCTACCGCAGCCTGTCCAAGGGGACGGCGGCGGCGCGCGCCGAGGTGCGGCACCCGATGGGGCGGGCACTCGTGGTGTCCGCCGCGGCACTGCTCGTCCTGATCCTGATCGCGCCGATCCTGGTGCTGGTCCTGATCTCGTTCTCGAAGGACGCGACCTGGACCGTCCAGGTCCTCCCGCCGGTGTACACGCTCGAGAACTATGCGCGCCTGGTGACCGACCGCCAGACGTGGCTGCCGATCCGCAACAGCCTCGACATGAGCACGCTCTCGACGCTGGGGGACGTGCTGCTGGGCGTCGCCGCAGCGTACGTGATCGCCAGGCTGGCCGTCCGGGGCAAGGGGCTGCTGGACATCGCGGTGATGCTGCCGTGGGCGCTGCCCGGCACGGTCGTCGGCATCAACCTGATCACCGCGTTCAACCAGCCGTCGGTGTTCAGCCTGGAGCGGATCCTCGTCGGCACGTTCTGGATCCTGCCGCTGGCGTACTTCGTCCGCGGCCTCCCGCTGGTGTTCCGCTCGACGTCGGCCACGATGGCGCAGCTCGATCCGGCGCTTGAAGAGGCCGCGGCGAACCTCGGCGCGTCCTGGTGGTACGCGTTCAGGCGGGTGACGCTGCCGCTGATCGGCCGGGGCGTGCTCGCCGGGGCGTTGCTGGCGTTCGCGCAGGGCGTCGGTGAGTTCGTCGCGTCGATCTTGATCTACACGCCGGCGAGCCGGCCGCTGTCGGTCGCGATCTACAACGAGCTGTACTCGTTTCAGTTCGGCACCGCGGCCGCATACGGCGTGTTTCAAGTCCTGATCGTGCTGGTCGTGCTCACGATCGTGCGGGGACCGAGTCGAAACGGCACGCTGCCGATGGGCTGA
- a CDS encoding ROK family protein — translation MRPVVKSNTVAREINRLAVIHALRARGLVSQAELARITTLSAPTVLRVIRGLAAEGLVTVETKGRSSGGRKPLLLRFNATMGYVIGVDVGGSHLAGAIADLSGRVVHTVNVPIVLEGSSLAAQRLYDAVRALLDASGVPSTRVRAIGVGVPGVTRGGVVVHAPAVGWRDVALAAELETRFGAPAVVENDANMVALGEFWFGAAQGTRSAVCVVIGTGIGAGIILEGELYRGRREAAGEVGFTVFDRRYVGTPFTEFGCLETFAAGPGIARRARQVVARGGGGRIVELAGAPDGISALHVFAAARDGDPDAREIVADTADALAVAVANIGALLDPDMIVLGGGVMRSADLMLDRIRAHVAAALPGGPAIVRAELGDQGTVMGAVARALVFEPALPAGPAEGREGA, via the coding sequence ATGCGACCCGTTGTCAAGAGCAACACCGTTGCCAGAGAGATTAACCGGCTCGCGGTGATCCACGCGCTCAGGGCGCGAGGACTGGTCTCGCAGGCCGAACTGGCCCGCATCACCACGCTCAGCGCCCCTACGGTGCTCCGCGTGATTCGGGGGCTCGCGGCCGAAGGCCTGGTGACGGTCGAAACCAAGGGGCGATCCAGCGGCGGTCGGAAACCGCTGCTGCTTCGGTTCAACGCGACGATGGGCTACGTCATCGGGGTGGACGTCGGCGGCAGCCACCTGGCCGGGGCGATCGCAGATCTCAGCGGGCGGGTCGTTCACACCGTCAACGTCCCGATTGTACTCGAAGGGTCGTCGCTCGCGGCGCAGCGGCTGTACGACGCGGTGCGAGCACTGCTTGACGCGAGCGGGGTCCCATCGACCCGCGTGCGGGCGATCGGCGTCGGGGTGCCGGGGGTGACGCGCGGCGGTGTCGTCGTTCATGCGCCCGCCGTCGGCTGGCGTGACGTCGCCCTCGCCGCCGAGCTCGAGACGCGCTTCGGCGCGCCTGCGGTGGTCGAGAACGACGCCAACATGGTCGCGCTCGGCGAGTTCTGGTTCGGCGCGGCGCAGGGAACGAGGAGTGCCGTGTGCGTCGTGATCGGCACGGGCATCGGCGCGGGCATCATTCTCGAAGGCGAGCTCTATCGGGGACGCCGCGAGGCCGCAGGCGAGGTCGGCTTCACCGTGTTCGACCGGCGGTACGTCGGGACCCCGTTCACCGAGTTTGGATGTCTGGAAACGTTCGCGGCGGGACCCGGCATCGCCCGGCGGGCGCGCCAGGTCGTGGCCCGCGGCGGCGGAGGCCGGATCGTGGAACTCGCCGGCGCCCCCGACGGAATCTCCGCGCTTCACGTGTTCGCCGCCGCGCGCGACGGGGACCCGGATGCGCGCGAGATCGTGGCCGACACCGCGGACGCGCTTGCGGTCGCAGTGGCGAACATCGGCGCGCTCCTCGATCCGGACATGATTGTCCTCGGCGGAGGCGTGATGCGGTCGGCCGATCTCATGCTCGACCGCATCCGCGCGCACGTCGCCGCGGCGCTGCCGGGCGGCCCGGCCATCGTTCGAGCGGAGTTGGGCGATCAGGGGACCGTGATGGGCGCGGTTGCGCGGGCGCTCGTCTTCGAGCCGGCGCTGCCCGCGGGGCCGGCGGAGGGTCGCGAGGGCGCGTAG
- a CDS encoding creatininase family protein, with amino-acid sequence MAVVHAVAHIPGGRLAEWVGRADFAVLPLGSVEWHGPHLALGTDLILTEGFAGTLEGEFTAVAYPAVTYAACPGKTRGYPGTVAIRPSVALEYLCDVLEGILQAGFVRVLLLNAHDANMSVARAAMEWVSGKHTASLLLVNWWQMVAPPETDAQRMFERHSGRGHGGPYETAAAWAFAHDAVELDLAPELPPRPALATDRPYVLVESAPTPWDGYAGYVRQASLEKGEQIVRQARAHLAAVIRAWLDAPPPGAPKDAGAPRG; translated from the coding sequence ATGGCCGTCGTGCACGCGGTCGCACACATTCCGGGGGGACGTCTGGCCGAGTGGGTCGGGCGCGCCGACTTCGCCGTCCTGCCGCTCGGCAGCGTCGAGTGGCACGGGCCGCACCTCGCGCTCGGTACGGACTTGATCTTGACCGAGGGGTTCGCCGGGACCCTCGAGGGCGAGTTTACGGCCGTGGCGTACCCCGCGGTCACGTACGCCGCGTGCCCCGGCAAGACGCGCGGGTATCCGGGAACGGTCGCGATCCGCCCCAGCGTCGCGCTGGAGTACCTGTGCGACGTGCTCGAGGGGATCCTCCAGGCCGGATTCGTCCGGGTGCTGCTGCTCAACGCCCACGACGCCAACATGTCGGTCGCGCGGGCCGCGATGGAGTGGGTCTCGGGCAAGCACACCGCGAGCCTGCTGTTGGTGAACTGGTGGCAGATGGTCGCCCCGCCGGAGACCGACGCGCAGCGCATGTTCGAGCGCCACAGCGGCCGGGGGCACGGCGGTCCCTATGAGACCGCGGCGGCGTGGGCGTTCGCCCACGACGCGGTCGAGCTGGACCTCGCGCCCGAGCTTCCGCCGCGGCCGGCCCTCGCGACCGACCGTCCCTACGTGCTGGTCGAGTCCGCGCCTACGCCCTGGGACGGGTACGCCGGATACGTGCGCCAGGCGTCGCTCGAAAAAGGAGAACAGATCGTACGGCAGGCGCGCGCCCACCTGGCCGCAGTCATCCGCGCCTGGCTGGACGCGCCGCCACCGGGCGCGCCCAAAGACGCGGGCGCTCCGCGCGGTTGA
- a CDS encoding mandelate racemase/muconate lactonizing enzyme family protein: MKITGIDCHVLLDPGMDVGATSSAQDDIVVEIHTDEGLTGIGEADVNPWIARACIEAPGTHTMGLGLREMLIGQDPLQVEALWERLYVGSAMNGRRGAVVHAIGALDIALHDLRGKALGKPCRELLGPVRAAPIVPYASLQPEVSEFDAYLESVVAWAREAQRRGFTAAKLEITPTGPYAHKGLRAPYARMVEPIAAVREAVGPAFTIMVDVQYAFPDAETCLATVRGWTDYDIFFLETPLAADDLNGYARVSREQPIPIAAGEWLATRFEFLELMDRGRIRVAQPDVGRVGGLTEARRVCDLAGRRGLAIVPHAWKTGISIAAAAHLAAVTPHCPFIEFLPDELCESALRRELVRRGPRMVDGVVQLPDAPGLGVELNRDALARFEEAAAKAARSAAQGRVI, encoded by the coding sequence ATGAAGATCACCGGTATCGACTGCCACGTGCTCCTCGACCCGGGCATGGACGTCGGCGCGACGAGCTCCGCACAGGACGACATCGTGGTGGAGATCCACACCGACGAGGGCCTCACCGGGATCGGCGAGGCCGACGTCAACCCCTGGATCGCGCGTGCGTGCATCGAGGCGCCCGGGACGCACACGATGGGGCTCGGCCTCCGCGAGATGCTGATCGGCCAGGATCCGCTCCAGGTCGAGGCGCTGTGGGAGCGATTGTACGTCGGCTCCGCGATGAACGGGCGGCGCGGCGCGGTCGTCCACGCGATCGGCGCGCTCGATATCGCGCTCCACGACCTCCGCGGCAAGGCCCTCGGCAAGCCGTGTCGCGAGCTGCTGGGCCCGGTGCGCGCCGCGCCGATCGTGCCGTACGCGTCGCTGCAGCCGGAGGTCTCCGAGTTCGACGCGTACCTTGAGTCCGTCGTCGCGTGGGCGCGCGAGGCGCAGCGTCGTGGCTTCACCGCGGCGAAGCTCGAGATCACGCCGACCGGTCCGTACGCCCACAAGGGACTCCGGGCGCCGTACGCGCGGATGGTCGAGCCGATCGCGGCCGTGCGCGAGGCGGTCGGGCCGGCGTTCACGATCATGGTGGACGTGCAGTACGCGTTCCCCGACGCCGAGACGTGCCTCGCAACGGTCCGCGGCTGGACGGACTACGACATCTTCTTCCTCGAGACCCCGCTGGCGGCCGACGACCTCAACGGGTACGCGCGCGTCAGCCGGGAGCAGCCGATTCCGATCGCCGCGGGCGAGTGGCTGGCGACCCGTTTCGAGTTCCTCGAGCTCATGGATCGGGGCCGGATCCGGGTCGCGCAGCCGGACGTTGGGCGGGTCGGCGGCCTGACGGAGGCGCGGCGCGTCTGCGACCTCGCCGGCCGGCGCGGCCTGGCGATCGTGCCGCACGCTTGGAAGACCGGGATCTCGATCGCCGCTGCGGCGCACCTCGCCGCGGTGACGCCCCACTGCCCCTTCATCGAGTTCCTCCCCGACGAGTTGTGCGAGTCCGCGCTCCGCCGGGAGCTGGTCCGCCGGGGACCGCGGATGGTGGACGGTGTGGTGCAGCTGCCGGACGCACCGGGGCTCGGCGTCGAATTGAACCGGGACGCGCTGGCGCGGTTCGAGGAGGCGGCGGCGAAAGCTGCGCGCTCGGCGGCGCAGGGGAGGGTGATATGA